In Aequorivita sp. H23M31, a single window of DNA contains:
- a CDS encoding four helix bundle protein produces the protein MRRHNFKKLQIWQEAMVLIDENYLLTSKLPDYEKYGLRTQMNRCSVSIASNISEGSSKGTDRHFLKYLDDSLGSAFEWETQLNVCHRQNFIEEELFLKLEDQVKKVQCKISNFMDSLDPDK, from the coding sequence ATGAGAAGACATAACTTTAAAAAATTGCAAATATGGCAGGAGGCAATGGTTCTTATTGATGAGAATTATTTGTTGACATCAAAATTGCCTGATTATGAAAAGTATGGTCTAAGAACGCAGATGAACCGTTGTTCAGTCTCAATCGCGTCGAATATATCGGAAGGATCAAGCAAGGGGACCGATAGACATTTTTTAAAATATTTAGATGATAGTTTGGGATCGGCCTTTGAATGGGAAACGCAATTGAATGTTTGCCATCGTCAGAATTTTATAGAAGAAGAATTATTCTTAAAACTTGAAGATCAAGTGAAGAAAGTTCAATGTAAAATATCAAATTTTATGGATTCTTTGGATCCGGATAAATGA
- a CDS encoding alpha-ketoacid dehydrogenase subunit alpha/beta has translation MENKAITKDILKKAFKTLVTAKAMTEIYEKNFKAVSKYVHATSRGHEVIQIAAGMQLLPQDYVFPYYRDDSILLSIGMTPYELMLQVLAKKDDPFSGGRTYYSHPSLRDDDKPKIPHQSSATGMQAIPATGVALGFWYKESFNSEFRIQNSEFPVVVCSLGDASVTEGEVAEAFQMAVLKKLPILYLVQDNGWDISANAEETRAQDAFEYARGFKGLEAVTIDGTDFEESYNTLQDVISTIRTERRPFLVHAKVPLLNHHTSGVRMEFYRDDLEEARSRDPYPKMVKLLLENDFEQKELDEIENEIQIEIEKDLKKAFQAEDPKPEDLFTHDFAPTEITEEVGERSPEGAEKVVMVDCALSALEEIMRKHPESLLYGQDVGRRLGGVFREAATLAEKFGDNRVFNTPIQEAFIVGSTVGMSAVGLKPFVEVQFADYIWPGLNQLFTEVSRSCYLSNGKWPVSMVLRVPIGAYGSGGPYHSSSVESVVTNIRGLKIAYPSNGADLKGLLKAAYYDPNPVVIFEHKGLYWSKVKGTQGATSVLPAEDYILPFGKAWVLQEIWKQEDEETLSIITYGMGVHWAMNASEELDMQDRIEVVDLRTLHPLDYETVFKSVKKCGKCLIVTEEPSENGFSRGLQGRIQEECFQQLDAPVMLIGSENMPAIPLNSTLEETMIPSTEKVKGKILEVLGY, from the coding sequence ATGGAAAATAAAGCAATTACCAAAGACATACTCAAAAAAGCCTTCAAAACCCTCGTCACCGCTAAAGCAATGACGGAGATCTATGAGAAGAATTTTAAGGCCGTTTCAAAATACGTGCACGCTACCTCGCGCGGGCATGAGGTGATTCAAATTGCCGCGGGAATGCAACTTTTGCCGCAGGATTATGTTTTTCCCTATTATCGCGACGACTCAATTCTGCTTTCCATAGGAATGACTCCCTACGAATTGATGCTGCAAGTTTTAGCAAAAAAAGACGATCCATTTTCGGGCGGGCGAACCTATTATTCCCATCCCAGTCTTCGTGATGATGACAAACCCAAAATTCCCCATCAAAGTTCCGCTACCGGAATGCAAGCTATTCCCGCCACAGGGGTTGCTTTGGGGTTTTGGTACAAAGAGTCTTTTAATTCAGAATTCAGAATTCAGAATTCAGAATTCCCTGTGGTTGTCTGTAGCCTTGGTGATGCCTCCGTTACCGAAGGAGAAGTTGCCGAAGCATTTCAAATGGCCGTATTAAAAAAGTTGCCGATCCTGTATTTGGTGCAGGATAACGGCTGGGATATTTCTGCCAATGCGGAGGAAACCAGAGCACAAGATGCCTTTGAATATGCCAGAGGGTTTAAGGGTCTGGAGGCTGTGACTATCGATGGCACCGATTTCGAAGAGAGTTATAATACACTTCAAGATGTAATCTCAACAATTAGGACAGAACGCAGACCGTTTTTGGTTCACGCGAAAGTACCGCTGTTAAACCACCATACCTCGGGGGTCCGAATGGAATTTTATCGCGATGATCTGGAGGAAGCGCGTTCTCGTGATCCATATCCAAAAATGGTGAAATTGCTTCTGGAAAACGATTTTGAGCAGAAAGAACTGGATGAAATTGAAAACGAAATCCAAATCGAAATCGAAAAGGATTTAAAGAAAGCTTTTCAGGCTGAGGATCCCAAACCAGAAGATCTTTTTACACACGATTTTGCTCCCACAGAAATTACTGAGGAAGTAGGGGAAAGAAGTCCTGAAGGAGCAGAGAAAGTTGTGATGGTGGATTGTGCTCTTTCGGCTTTGGAAGAAATTATGCGCAAACATCCTGAGTCACTTTTATACGGTCAGGACGTAGGACGAAGATTGGGCGGCGTTTTCCGTGAAGCGGCAACTTTAGCTGAAAAATTCGGAGATAATCGCGTTTTTAATACCCCAATTCAAGAGGCATTTATCGTTGGAAGTACTGTGGGAATGAGTGCGGTGGGACTAAAGCCTTTTGTGGAAGTGCAATTTGCGGATTATATTTGGCCGGGACTCAATCAGCTTTTTACCGAAGTTTCACGTAGCTGCTATCTTTCCAATGGAAAATGGCCCGTTTCCATGGTTCTTCGTGTGCCTATCGGCGCGTATGGTAGCGGGGGTCCATATCACTCTTCTTCAGTAGAAAGTGTGGTAACCAATATCCGCGGACTTAAAATAGCTTATCCGAGTAATGGAGCCGATTTAAAAGGGTTGCTAAAAGCCGCTTATTACGATCCGAATCCTGTTGTCATTTTTGAACATAAAGGACTTTACTGGAGCAAGGTAAAAGGAACTCAAGGCGCGACTTCGGTGTTGCCAGCAGAGGATTATATATTGCCATTTGGAAAGGCTTGGGTACTTCAGGAAATTTGGAAACAGGAAGATGAGGAAACGCTCTCAATAATAACCTACGGAATGGGTGTACATTGGGCGATGAATGCTTCCGAAGAACTTGATATGCAGGACAGGATTGAAGTTGTAGATCTTAGAACCTTGCATCCCTTGGATTATGAAACGGTTTTCAAGTCGGTCAAGAAATGTGGAAAATGTTTGATCGTCACGGAGGAACCTTCCGAAAATGGTTTTAGTAGAGGTCTTCAAGGGAGAATTCAAGAGGAATGTTTCCAGCAACTCGATGCACCCGTAATGCTGATCGGCTCCGAGAATATGCCCGCAATTCCGCTAAATTCTACTTTGGAAGAAACGATGATTCCTTCTACTGAAAAAGTGAAAGGGAAAATTTTGGAGGTATTGGGGTATTGA